A genome region from Ursus arctos isolate Adak ecotype North America unplaced genomic scaffold, UrsArc2.0 scaffold_18, whole genome shotgun sequence includes the following:
- the FPGS gene encoding folylpolyglutamate synthase, mitochondrial isoform X5, whose translation MKGARSLAPCWPGAETVWWRAAMERPGPSGSPFSAKTASFQDAVRTLNTLQTNAGYLEQVKRQRGDPQTQLEAMKLYLARSGLQVEDLDQLNIIHVTGTKGKGSTCAFTERILRSYGLKTGFFSSPHLVQVRERIRINGQPVSPELFTKHFWRLYHRLEETKDSSSCVSMPAYFRFLTLMAFHIFLQEKVDLAVVEVGIGGAYDCTNIIRKPVVCGVSSLGIDHTSLLGDTVEEIAWQKGGIFKCGVPAFTVLQPDGPLAVLQDRAQHISCPLYLCPPLEALEEGGPPLTLGLEGEHQRSNAALALQLARCWLQQKGHQGLGELKVSRPSVLRQMPLAPVFQPTSHMRHGLRDTEWLGRTQVLQRGPLTWYLDGAHTASSVQACVRWFRQALHRSHRPSRGPEVRILLFNATGDRDPAALLKLLQPCQFDYAVFCPNLTDVSSAGSADQQNFMVTLDQVLLRCLAHQQHWSRLAEEQASPDPWSPASPEPGEPTSLLLASRPPCTHSTSSLVFSCISHALQWISQGRDPVFQPPSPPQGLLAHPVAGSGAGVLREAAAIHVLVTGSLHLVGGVLKLLEPALSQ comes from the exons ATGAAAGGTGCCAGGTCCCTGGCGCCCTGCTGGCCAGGGGCTGAGACGGTGTGGTGGAGAGCAGCCATGGAGCGGCCGGGCCCATCGGGGAGCCCTTTCTCAGCTAAAACGGCCTCCTTCCAG GATGCTGTGCGTACACTGAACACCCTGCAGACCAATGCTGGCTACCTGGAGCAGGTGAAGCGCCAGCGGGGAGACCCTCAGACACAGCTGGAAGCGATGAAGCTGTACTTGGCCCGGAGTGGGCTGCAG GTGGAAGACTTGGACCAGCTGAACATCATTCACGTCACTGGGACCAAGGGGAAG GGTTCCACTTGTGCCTTCACCGAACGTATTCTCCGCAGCTATGGCCTGAAGACAGGATTCTTTAG CTCTCCCCACCTGGTGCAGGTGCGGGAGCGGATCCGCATCAACGGGCAGCCCGTAAGCCCCGAGCTCTTCACCAAGCACTTCTGGCGCCTCTACCACCGGCTGGAGGAGACCAAG GACAGCAGCAGCTGTGTCTCCATGCCCGCCTACTTCCGCTTCCTCACACTCATGGCCTTCCACATCTTCCTCCAAGAGAAG GTGGACCTGGCGGTGGTGGAAGTGGGCATTGGTGGCGCTTACGACTGCACCAACATCATCAG GAAGCCTGTGGTGTGTGGCGTCTCCTCTCTTGGCATCGACCACACCAGCCTTCTGGGGGACACAGTGGAAGAGATCGCATGGCAGAAAGGGGGCATCTTCAAG TGTGGCGTCCCTGCTTTCACTGTGCTCCAGCCCGACGGTCCCCTGGCAGTGCTGCAGGACCGCGCCCAGCACATCTCT TGTCCTCTCTACCTGTGCCCACCACTGGAAGCCCTGGAGGAAGGGGGGCCGCCGCTGACCCTGGGCCTGGAGGGAGAGCACCAGCGGTCCAATGCTGCCTTGGCCTTGCAGCTGGCTCGCTGCTGGCTGCAGCAAAAGGGCCACCAGG gccTCGGGGAGCTGAAGGTGTCTCGGCCCAGCGTCTTGCGGCAGATGCCCCTGGCACCCGTGTTCCAGCCCACGTCCCACATGCGGCATG GGCTTCGGGACACGGAGTGGCTGGGCCGGACGCAGGTGCTGCAGCGCGGGCCCCTCACCTGGTACCTGGACGGTGCGCACACCGCCAGCAGCGTGCAGGCCTGCGTGCGCTGGTTCCGCCAGGCGCTGCACCGCAGCCACAGGCCGAGCCG cggCCCTGAGGTACGCATCTTGCTCTTCAACGCCACCGGGGACCGGGATCCCGCGGCCCTGCTGAAGCTGCTGCAG CCCTGTCAGTTTGACTATGCTGTCTTCTGCCCTAACCTGACAGACGTGTCGTCTGCTGGCAGCGCAG ACCAGCAGAACTTCATGGTGACCCTGGACCAGGTGCTGCTCCGCTGTCTTGCGCACCAGCAGCACTGGAGCCGCCTGGCTGAGGAGCAGGCCAGCCCGGACCCTTGGAGCCCCGCCAGCCCGGAGCCTGGTGAGCCCACGTCCTTGCTGCTGGCTTCCCGCCCACCCTGCACCCACAGCACCAGCTCCCTCGTCTTCAGCTGCATCTCCCACGCCCTGCAGTGGATCAGCCAAGGCCGGGACCCCGTCTTTCAGCCACCCAGTCCCCCTCAGGGCCTCCTTGCCCACCCGGTGGCAGGCAGCGGGGCCGGTGTGCTCCGGGAGGCCGCCGCCATCCACGTACTGGTCACGGGCAGCTTGCACCTGGTGGGCGGCGTCCTGAAGCTGCTGGAACCTGCCCTGTCCCAGTAG
- the FPGS gene encoding folylpolyglutamate synthase, mitochondrial isoform X4: protein MKAVGQEGQRQEKVQDESSSPMARTDYCLLPTWLSQFILHTDAVRTLNTLQTNAGYLEQVKRQRGDPQTQLEAMKLYLARSGLQVEDLDQLNIIHVTGTKGKGSTCAFTERILRSYGLKTGFFSSPHLVQVRERIRINGQPVSPELFTKHFWRLYHRLEETKDSSSCVSMPAYFRFLTLMAFHIFLQEKVDLAVVEVGIGGAYDCTNIIRKPVVCGVSSLGIDHTSLLGDTVEEIAWQKGGIFKCGVPAFTVLQPDGPLAVLQDRAQHISCPLYLCPPLEALEEGGPPLTLGLEGEHQRSNAALALQLARCWLQQKGHQAPPSSGLGELKVSRPSVLRQMPLAPVFQPTSHMRHGLRDTEWLGRTQVLQRGPLTWYLDGAHTASSVQACVRWFRQALHRSHRPSRGPEVRILLFNATGDRDPAALLKLLQPCQFDYAVFCPNLTDVSSAGSADQQNFMVTLDQVLLRCLAHQQHWSRLAEEQASPDPWSPASPEPGEPTSLLLASRPPCTHSTSSLVFSCISHALQWISQGRDPVFQPPSPPQGLLAHPVAGSGAGVLREAAAIHVLVTGSLHLVGGVLKLLEPALSQ from the exons ATGAAAGCAGTGGGCCAAGAAGGTCAAAGACAGGAAAAAGTCCAGGATGAGTCCTCCTCACCCATGGCTAGGACAGATTACTGTCTCCTTCCCACGTGGCTCTCCCAGTTCATTCTCCACACA GATGCTGTGCGTACACTGAACACCCTGCAGACCAATGCTGGCTACCTGGAGCAGGTGAAGCGCCAGCGGGGAGACCCTCAGACACAGCTGGAAGCGATGAAGCTGTACTTGGCCCGGAGTGGGCTGCAG GTGGAAGACTTGGACCAGCTGAACATCATTCACGTCACTGGGACCAAGGGGAAG GGTTCCACTTGTGCCTTCACCGAACGTATTCTCCGCAGCTATGGCCTGAAGACAGGATTCTTTAG CTCTCCCCACCTGGTGCAGGTGCGGGAGCGGATCCGCATCAACGGGCAGCCCGTAAGCCCCGAGCTCTTCACCAAGCACTTCTGGCGCCTCTACCACCGGCTGGAGGAGACCAAG GACAGCAGCAGCTGTGTCTCCATGCCCGCCTACTTCCGCTTCCTCACACTCATGGCCTTCCACATCTTCCTCCAAGAGAAG GTGGACCTGGCGGTGGTGGAAGTGGGCATTGGTGGCGCTTACGACTGCACCAACATCATCAG GAAGCCTGTGGTGTGTGGCGTCTCCTCTCTTGGCATCGACCACACCAGCCTTCTGGGGGACACAGTGGAAGAGATCGCATGGCAGAAAGGGGGCATCTTCAAG TGTGGCGTCCCTGCTTTCACTGTGCTCCAGCCCGACGGTCCCCTGGCAGTGCTGCAGGACCGCGCCCAGCACATCTCT TGTCCTCTCTACCTGTGCCCACCACTGGAAGCCCTGGAGGAAGGGGGGCCGCCGCTGACCCTGGGCCTGGAGGGAGAGCACCAGCGGTCCAATGCTGCCTTGGCCTTGCAGCTGGCTCGCTGCTGGCTGCAGCAAAAGGGCCACCAGG cccctccctcctcaggccTCGGGGAGCTGAAGGTGTCTCGGCCCAGCGTCTTGCGGCAGATGCCCCTGGCACCCGTGTTCCAGCCCACGTCCCACATGCGGCATG GGCTTCGGGACACGGAGTGGCTGGGCCGGACGCAGGTGCTGCAGCGCGGGCCCCTCACCTGGTACCTGGACGGTGCGCACACCGCCAGCAGCGTGCAGGCCTGCGTGCGCTGGTTCCGCCAGGCGCTGCACCGCAGCCACAGGCCGAGCCG cggCCCTGAGGTACGCATCTTGCTCTTCAACGCCACCGGGGACCGGGATCCCGCGGCCCTGCTGAAGCTGCTGCAG CCCTGTCAGTTTGACTATGCTGTCTTCTGCCCTAACCTGACAGACGTGTCGTCTGCTGGCAGCGCAG ACCAGCAGAACTTCATGGTGACCCTGGACCAGGTGCTGCTCCGCTGTCTTGCGCACCAGCAGCACTGGAGCCGCCTGGCTGAGGAGCAGGCCAGCCCGGACCCTTGGAGCCCCGCCAGCCCGGAGCCTGGTGAGCCCACGTCCTTGCTGCTGGCTTCCCGCCCACCCTGCACCCACAGCACCAGCTCCCTCGTCTTCAGCTGCATCTCCCACGCCCTGCAGTGGATCAGCCAAGGCCGGGACCCCGTCTTTCAGCCACCCAGTCCCCCTCAGGGCCTCCTTGCCCACCCGGTGGCAGGCAGCGGGGCCGGTGTGCTCCGGGAGGCCGCCGCCATCCACGTACTGGTCACGGGCAGCTTGCACCTGGTGGGCGGCGTCCTGAAGCTGCTGGAACCTGCCCTGTCCCAGTAG
- the FPGS gene encoding folylpolyglutamate synthase, mitochondrial isoform X1: MSQARCHLRAALFLAAVSPRGATTGVTAWRGLSAWPAPQEPGMEYQDAVRTLNTLQTNAGYLEQVKRQRGDPQTQLEAMKLYLARSGLQVEDLDQLNIIHVTGTKGKGSTCAFTERILRSYGLKTGFFSSPHLVQVRERIRINGQPVSPELFTKHFWRLYHRLEETKDSSSCVSMPAYFRFLTLMAFHIFLQEKVDLAVVEVGIGGAYDCTNIIRKPVVCGVSSLGIDHTSLLGDTVEEIAWQKGGIFKCGVPAFTVLQPDGPLAVLQDRAQHISCPLYLCPPLEALEEGGPPLTLGLEGEHQRSNAALALQLARCWLQQKGHQAPPSSGLGELKVSRPSVLRQMPLAPVFQPTSHMRHGLRDTEWLGRTQVLQRGPLTWYLDGAHTASSVQACVRWFRQALHRSHRPSRGPEVRILLFNATGDRDPAALLKLLQPCQFDYAVFCPNLTDVSSAGSADQQNFMVTLDQVLLRCLAHQQHWSRLAEEQASPDPWSPASPEPGEPTSLLLASRPPCTHSTSSLVFSCISHALQWISQGRDPVFQPPSPPQGLLAHPVAGSGAGVLREAAAIHVLVTGSLHLVGGVLKLLEPALSQ; encoded by the exons ATGTCGCAGGCACGCTGCCACCTGCGCGCCGCTCTCTTCCTGGCAGCAGTTTCTCCGCGCGGTGCAACGACCGGGGTCACGGCGTGGCGAGGGTTGAGCGCGTGGCCCGCCCCGCAGGAGCCGGGCATGGAGTATCAG GATGCTGTGCGTACACTGAACACCCTGCAGACCAATGCTGGCTACCTGGAGCAGGTGAAGCGCCAGCGGGGAGACCCTCAGACACAGCTGGAAGCGATGAAGCTGTACTTGGCCCGGAGTGGGCTGCAG GTGGAAGACTTGGACCAGCTGAACATCATTCACGTCACTGGGACCAAGGGGAAG GGTTCCACTTGTGCCTTCACCGAACGTATTCTCCGCAGCTATGGCCTGAAGACAGGATTCTTTAG CTCTCCCCACCTGGTGCAGGTGCGGGAGCGGATCCGCATCAACGGGCAGCCCGTAAGCCCCGAGCTCTTCACCAAGCACTTCTGGCGCCTCTACCACCGGCTGGAGGAGACCAAG GACAGCAGCAGCTGTGTCTCCATGCCCGCCTACTTCCGCTTCCTCACACTCATGGCCTTCCACATCTTCCTCCAAGAGAAG GTGGACCTGGCGGTGGTGGAAGTGGGCATTGGTGGCGCTTACGACTGCACCAACATCATCAG GAAGCCTGTGGTGTGTGGCGTCTCCTCTCTTGGCATCGACCACACCAGCCTTCTGGGGGACACAGTGGAAGAGATCGCATGGCAGAAAGGGGGCATCTTCAAG TGTGGCGTCCCTGCTTTCACTGTGCTCCAGCCCGACGGTCCCCTGGCAGTGCTGCAGGACCGCGCCCAGCACATCTCT TGTCCTCTCTACCTGTGCCCACCACTGGAAGCCCTGGAGGAAGGGGGGCCGCCGCTGACCCTGGGCCTGGAGGGAGAGCACCAGCGGTCCAATGCTGCCTTGGCCTTGCAGCTGGCTCGCTGCTGGCTGCAGCAAAAGGGCCACCAGG cccctccctcctcaggccTCGGGGAGCTGAAGGTGTCTCGGCCCAGCGTCTTGCGGCAGATGCCCCTGGCACCCGTGTTCCAGCCCACGTCCCACATGCGGCATG GGCTTCGGGACACGGAGTGGCTGGGCCGGACGCAGGTGCTGCAGCGCGGGCCCCTCACCTGGTACCTGGACGGTGCGCACACCGCCAGCAGCGTGCAGGCCTGCGTGCGCTGGTTCCGCCAGGCGCTGCACCGCAGCCACAGGCCGAGCCG cggCCCTGAGGTACGCATCTTGCTCTTCAACGCCACCGGGGACCGGGATCCCGCGGCCCTGCTGAAGCTGCTGCAG CCCTGTCAGTTTGACTATGCTGTCTTCTGCCCTAACCTGACAGACGTGTCGTCTGCTGGCAGCGCAG ACCAGCAGAACTTCATGGTGACCCTGGACCAGGTGCTGCTCCGCTGTCTTGCGCACCAGCAGCACTGGAGCCGCCTGGCTGAGGAGCAGGCCAGCCCGGACCCTTGGAGCCCCGCCAGCCCGGAGCCTGGTGAGCCCACGTCCTTGCTGCTGGCTTCCCGCCCACCCTGCACCCACAGCACCAGCTCCCTCGTCTTCAGCTGCATCTCCCACGCCCTGCAGTGGATCAGCCAAGGCCGGGACCCCGTCTTTCAGCCACCCAGTCCCCCTCAGGGCCTCCTTGCCCACCCGGTGGCAGGCAGCGGGGCCGGTGTGCTCCGGGAGGCCGCCGCCATCCACGTACTGGTCACGGGCAGCTTGCACCTGGTGGGCGGCGTCCTGAAGCTGCTGGAACCTGCCCTGTCCCAGTAG
- the FPGS gene encoding folylpolyglutamate synthase, mitochondrial isoform X6, producing the protein MKAVGQEGQRQEKVQDESSSPMARTDYCLLPTWLSQFILHTDAVRTLNTLQTNAGYLEQVKRQRGDPQTQLEAMKLYLARSGLQVEDLDQLNIIHVTGTKGKGSTCAFTERILRSYGLKTGFFSSPHLVQVRERIRINGQPVSPELFTKHFWRLYHRLEETKDSSSCVSMPAYFRFLTLMAFHIFLQEKVDLAVVEVGIGGAYDCTNIIRKPVVCGVSSLGIDHTSLLGDTVEEIAWQKGGIFKCGVPAFTVLQPDGPLAVLQDRAQHISCPLYLCPPLEALEEGGPPLTLGLEGEHQRSNAALALQLARCWLQQKGHQGLGELKVSRPSVLRQMPLAPVFQPTSHMRHGLRDTEWLGRTQVLQRGPLTWYLDGAHTASSVQACVRWFRQALHRSHRPSRGPEVRILLFNATGDRDPAALLKLLQPCQFDYAVFCPNLTDVSSAGSADQQNFMVTLDQVLLRCLAHQQHWSRLAEEQASPDPWSPASPEPGEPTSLLLASRPPCTHSTSSLVFSCISHALQWISQGRDPVFQPPSPPQGLLAHPVAGSGAGVLREAAAIHVLVTGSLHLVGGVLKLLEPALSQ; encoded by the exons ATGAAAGCAGTGGGCCAAGAAGGTCAAAGACAGGAAAAAGTCCAGGATGAGTCCTCCTCACCCATGGCTAGGACAGATTACTGTCTCCTTCCCACGTGGCTCTCCCAGTTCATTCTCCACACA GATGCTGTGCGTACACTGAACACCCTGCAGACCAATGCTGGCTACCTGGAGCAGGTGAAGCGCCAGCGGGGAGACCCTCAGACACAGCTGGAAGCGATGAAGCTGTACTTGGCCCGGAGTGGGCTGCAG GTGGAAGACTTGGACCAGCTGAACATCATTCACGTCACTGGGACCAAGGGGAAG GGTTCCACTTGTGCCTTCACCGAACGTATTCTCCGCAGCTATGGCCTGAAGACAGGATTCTTTAG CTCTCCCCACCTGGTGCAGGTGCGGGAGCGGATCCGCATCAACGGGCAGCCCGTAAGCCCCGAGCTCTTCACCAAGCACTTCTGGCGCCTCTACCACCGGCTGGAGGAGACCAAG GACAGCAGCAGCTGTGTCTCCATGCCCGCCTACTTCCGCTTCCTCACACTCATGGCCTTCCACATCTTCCTCCAAGAGAAG GTGGACCTGGCGGTGGTGGAAGTGGGCATTGGTGGCGCTTACGACTGCACCAACATCATCAG GAAGCCTGTGGTGTGTGGCGTCTCCTCTCTTGGCATCGACCACACCAGCCTTCTGGGGGACACAGTGGAAGAGATCGCATGGCAGAAAGGGGGCATCTTCAAG TGTGGCGTCCCTGCTTTCACTGTGCTCCAGCCCGACGGTCCCCTGGCAGTGCTGCAGGACCGCGCCCAGCACATCTCT TGTCCTCTCTACCTGTGCCCACCACTGGAAGCCCTGGAGGAAGGGGGGCCGCCGCTGACCCTGGGCCTGGAGGGAGAGCACCAGCGGTCCAATGCTGCCTTGGCCTTGCAGCTGGCTCGCTGCTGGCTGCAGCAAAAGGGCCACCAGG gccTCGGGGAGCTGAAGGTGTCTCGGCCCAGCGTCTTGCGGCAGATGCCCCTGGCACCCGTGTTCCAGCCCACGTCCCACATGCGGCATG GGCTTCGGGACACGGAGTGGCTGGGCCGGACGCAGGTGCTGCAGCGCGGGCCCCTCACCTGGTACCTGGACGGTGCGCACACCGCCAGCAGCGTGCAGGCCTGCGTGCGCTGGTTCCGCCAGGCGCTGCACCGCAGCCACAGGCCGAGCCG cggCCCTGAGGTACGCATCTTGCTCTTCAACGCCACCGGGGACCGGGATCCCGCGGCCCTGCTGAAGCTGCTGCAG CCCTGTCAGTTTGACTATGCTGTCTTCTGCCCTAACCTGACAGACGTGTCGTCTGCTGGCAGCGCAG ACCAGCAGAACTTCATGGTGACCCTGGACCAGGTGCTGCTCCGCTGTCTTGCGCACCAGCAGCACTGGAGCCGCCTGGCTGAGGAGCAGGCCAGCCCGGACCCTTGGAGCCCCGCCAGCCCGGAGCCTGGTGAGCCCACGTCCTTGCTGCTGGCTTCCCGCCCACCCTGCACCCACAGCACCAGCTCCCTCGTCTTCAGCTGCATCTCCCACGCCCTGCAGTGGATCAGCCAAGGCCGGGACCCCGTCTTTCAGCCACCCAGTCCCCCTCAGGGCCTCCTTGCCCACCCGGTGGCAGGCAGCGGGGCCGGTGTGCTCCGGGAGGCCGCCGCCATCCACGTACTGGTCACGGGCAGCTTGCACCTGGTGGGCGGCGTCCTGAAGCTGCTGGAACCTGCCCTGTCCCAGTAG
- the FPGS gene encoding folylpolyglutamate synthase, mitochondrial isoform X7 gives MGLGEDAVRTLNTLQTNAGYLEQVKRQRGDPQTQLEAMKLYLARSGLQVEDLDQLNIIHVTGTKGKGSTCAFTERILRSYGLKTGFFSSPHLVQVRERIRINGQPVSPELFTKHFWRLYHRLEETKDSSSCVSMPAYFRFLTLMAFHIFLQEKVDLAVVEVGIGGAYDCTNIIRKPVVCGVSSLGIDHTSLLGDTVEEIAWQKGGIFKCGVPAFTVLQPDGPLAVLQDRAQHISCPLYLCPPLEALEEGGPPLTLGLEGEHQRSNAALALQLARCWLQQKGHQAPPSSGLGELKVSRPSVLRQMPLAPVFQPTSHMRHGLRDTEWLGRTQVLQRGPLTWYLDGAHTASSVQACVRWFRQALHRSHRPSRGPEVRILLFNATGDRDPAALLKLLQPCQFDYAVFCPNLTDVSSAGSADQQNFMVTLDQVLLRCLAHQQHWSRLAEEQASPDPWSPASPEPGEPTSLLLASRPPCTHSTSSLVFSCISHALQWISQGRDPVFQPPSPPQGLLAHPVAGSGAGVLREAAAIHVLVTGSLHLVGGVLKLLEPALSQ, from the exons atggggttgggggag GATGCTGTGCGTACACTGAACACCCTGCAGACCAATGCTGGCTACCTGGAGCAGGTGAAGCGCCAGCGGGGAGACCCTCAGACACAGCTGGAAGCGATGAAGCTGTACTTGGCCCGGAGTGGGCTGCAG GTGGAAGACTTGGACCAGCTGAACATCATTCACGTCACTGGGACCAAGGGGAAG GGTTCCACTTGTGCCTTCACCGAACGTATTCTCCGCAGCTATGGCCTGAAGACAGGATTCTTTAG CTCTCCCCACCTGGTGCAGGTGCGGGAGCGGATCCGCATCAACGGGCAGCCCGTAAGCCCCGAGCTCTTCACCAAGCACTTCTGGCGCCTCTACCACCGGCTGGAGGAGACCAAG GACAGCAGCAGCTGTGTCTCCATGCCCGCCTACTTCCGCTTCCTCACACTCATGGCCTTCCACATCTTCCTCCAAGAGAAG GTGGACCTGGCGGTGGTGGAAGTGGGCATTGGTGGCGCTTACGACTGCACCAACATCATCAG GAAGCCTGTGGTGTGTGGCGTCTCCTCTCTTGGCATCGACCACACCAGCCTTCTGGGGGACACAGTGGAAGAGATCGCATGGCAGAAAGGGGGCATCTTCAAG TGTGGCGTCCCTGCTTTCACTGTGCTCCAGCCCGACGGTCCCCTGGCAGTGCTGCAGGACCGCGCCCAGCACATCTCT TGTCCTCTCTACCTGTGCCCACCACTGGAAGCCCTGGAGGAAGGGGGGCCGCCGCTGACCCTGGGCCTGGAGGGAGAGCACCAGCGGTCCAATGCTGCCTTGGCCTTGCAGCTGGCTCGCTGCTGGCTGCAGCAAAAGGGCCACCAGG cccctccctcctcaggccTCGGGGAGCTGAAGGTGTCTCGGCCCAGCGTCTTGCGGCAGATGCCCCTGGCACCCGTGTTCCAGCCCACGTCCCACATGCGGCATG GGCTTCGGGACACGGAGTGGCTGGGCCGGACGCAGGTGCTGCAGCGCGGGCCCCTCACCTGGTACCTGGACGGTGCGCACACCGCCAGCAGCGTGCAGGCCTGCGTGCGCTGGTTCCGCCAGGCGCTGCACCGCAGCCACAGGCCGAGCCG cggCCCTGAGGTACGCATCTTGCTCTTCAACGCCACCGGGGACCGGGATCCCGCGGCCCTGCTGAAGCTGCTGCAG CCCTGTCAGTTTGACTATGCTGTCTTCTGCCCTAACCTGACAGACGTGTCGTCTGCTGGCAGCGCAG ACCAGCAGAACTTCATGGTGACCCTGGACCAGGTGCTGCTCCGCTGTCTTGCGCACCAGCAGCACTGGAGCCGCCTGGCTGAGGAGCAGGCCAGCCCGGACCCTTGGAGCCCCGCCAGCCCGGAGCCTGGTGAGCCCACGTCCTTGCTGCTGGCTTCCCGCCCACCCTGCACCCACAGCACCAGCTCCCTCGTCTTCAGCTGCATCTCCCACGCCCTGCAGTGGATCAGCCAAGGCCGGGACCCCGTCTTTCAGCCACCCAGTCCCCCTCAGGGCCTCCTTGCCCACCCGGTGGCAGGCAGCGGGGCCGGTGTGCTCCGGGAGGCCGCCGCCATCCACGTACTGGTCACGGGCAGCTTGCACCTGGTGGGCGGCGTCCTGAAGCTGCTGGAACCTGCCCTGTCCCAGTAG
- the FPGS gene encoding folylpolyglutamate synthase, mitochondrial isoform X3 translates to MKGARSLAPCWPGAETVWWRAAMERPGPSGSPFSAKTASFQDAVRTLNTLQTNAGYLEQVKRQRGDPQTQLEAMKLYLARSGLQVEDLDQLNIIHVTGTKGKGSTCAFTERILRSYGLKTGFFSSPHLVQVRERIRINGQPVSPELFTKHFWRLYHRLEETKDSSSCVSMPAYFRFLTLMAFHIFLQEKVDLAVVEVGIGGAYDCTNIIRKPVVCGVSSLGIDHTSLLGDTVEEIAWQKGGIFKCGVPAFTVLQPDGPLAVLQDRAQHISCPLYLCPPLEALEEGGPPLTLGLEGEHQRSNAALALQLARCWLQQKGHQAPPSSGLGELKVSRPSVLRQMPLAPVFQPTSHMRHGLRDTEWLGRTQVLQRGPLTWYLDGAHTASSVQACVRWFRQALHRSHRPSRGPEVRILLFNATGDRDPAALLKLLQPCQFDYAVFCPNLTDVSSAGSADQQNFMVTLDQVLLRCLAHQQHWSRLAEEQASPDPWSPASPEPGEPTSLLLASRPPCTHSTSSLVFSCISHALQWISQGRDPVFQPPSPPQGLLAHPVAGSGAGVLREAAAIHVLVTGSLHLVGGVLKLLEPALSQ, encoded by the exons ATGAAAGGTGCCAGGTCCCTGGCGCCCTGCTGGCCAGGGGCTGAGACGGTGTGGTGGAGAGCAGCCATGGAGCGGCCGGGCCCATCGGGGAGCCCTTTCTCAGCTAAAACGGCCTCCTTCCAG GATGCTGTGCGTACACTGAACACCCTGCAGACCAATGCTGGCTACCTGGAGCAGGTGAAGCGCCAGCGGGGAGACCCTCAGACACAGCTGGAAGCGATGAAGCTGTACTTGGCCCGGAGTGGGCTGCAG GTGGAAGACTTGGACCAGCTGAACATCATTCACGTCACTGGGACCAAGGGGAAG GGTTCCACTTGTGCCTTCACCGAACGTATTCTCCGCAGCTATGGCCTGAAGACAGGATTCTTTAG CTCTCCCCACCTGGTGCAGGTGCGGGAGCGGATCCGCATCAACGGGCAGCCCGTAAGCCCCGAGCTCTTCACCAAGCACTTCTGGCGCCTCTACCACCGGCTGGAGGAGACCAAG GACAGCAGCAGCTGTGTCTCCATGCCCGCCTACTTCCGCTTCCTCACACTCATGGCCTTCCACATCTTCCTCCAAGAGAAG GTGGACCTGGCGGTGGTGGAAGTGGGCATTGGTGGCGCTTACGACTGCACCAACATCATCAG GAAGCCTGTGGTGTGTGGCGTCTCCTCTCTTGGCATCGACCACACCAGCCTTCTGGGGGACACAGTGGAAGAGATCGCATGGCAGAAAGGGGGCATCTTCAAG TGTGGCGTCCCTGCTTTCACTGTGCTCCAGCCCGACGGTCCCCTGGCAGTGCTGCAGGACCGCGCCCAGCACATCTCT TGTCCTCTCTACCTGTGCCCACCACTGGAAGCCCTGGAGGAAGGGGGGCCGCCGCTGACCCTGGGCCTGGAGGGAGAGCACCAGCGGTCCAATGCTGCCTTGGCCTTGCAGCTGGCTCGCTGCTGGCTGCAGCAAAAGGGCCACCAGG cccctccctcctcaggccTCGGGGAGCTGAAGGTGTCTCGGCCCAGCGTCTTGCGGCAGATGCCCCTGGCACCCGTGTTCCAGCCCACGTCCCACATGCGGCATG GGCTTCGGGACACGGAGTGGCTGGGCCGGACGCAGGTGCTGCAGCGCGGGCCCCTCACCTGGTACCTGGACGGTGCGCACACCGCCAGCAGCGTGCAGGCCTGCGTGCGCTGGTTCCGCCAGGCGCTGCACCGCAGCCACAGGCCGAGCCG cggCCCTGAGGTACGCATCTTGCTCTTCAACGCCACCGGGGACCGGGATCCCGCGGCCCTGCTGAAGCTGCTGCAG CCCTGTCAGTTTGACTATGCTGTCTTCTGCCCTAACCTGACAGACGTGTCGTCTGCTGGCAGCGCAG ACCAGCAGAACTTCATGGTGACCCTGGACCAGGTGCTGCTCCGCTGTCTTGCGCACCAGCAGCACTGGAGCCGCCTGGCTGAGGAGCAGGCCAGCCCGGACCCTTGGAGCCCCGCCAGCCCGGAGCCTGGTGAGCCCACGTCCTTGCTGCTGGCTTCCCGCCCACCCTGCACCCACAGCACCAGCTCCCTCGTCTTCAGCTGCATCTCCCACGCCCTGCAGTGGATCAGCCAAGGCCGGGACCCCGTCTTTCAGCCACCCAGTCCCCCTCAGGGCCTCCTTGCCCACCCGGTGGCAGGCAGCGGGGCCGGTGTGCTCCGGGAGGCCGCCGCCATCCACGTACTGGTCACGGGCAGCTTGCACCTGGTGGGCGGCGTCCTGAAGCTGCTGGAACCTGCCCTGTCCCAGTAG